A genome region from Flammeovirga agarivorans includes the following:
- a CDS encoding cadherin-like beta sandwich domain-containing protein, whose protein sequence is MNKNFTLINKRFSTKIFLILIFSLSSFFSMGGKLENNELLELSAITAEVNTLTEDLQSSLILDVGEPSVLQLLNVNKAHMEWGAANPDIASFDNKEVARFIKLAATNSEIRWALPEGVEFDFTKSREFTLKAYFNDKNIDDVNKNLRMILRKDNDNTTQKAISGVIKRFGHWDEYSFDFSNVEIEDLTGYNTVSFYIAVSDPSDGNGGFQSTGLEAYFDEIMGPQITSSNVLVKPVTSKTGSSILLKTFGTTEELVVNNPGFTLKVNDIETTISETVIYKDYIELKLNDKVSTSDDLLLSFNSGEIKDQSDISLSYFTDVLVDNNTELFLNDMYYFDNTSNDIFDLSNEVSSFVTAEIVDNPDRNQICPSEKVTKITKGAHKNSQYIIRYNNLNLKNGKQFKVKLYQETAGEGISYPSKNYIRLQIQKQGTNVKLVSLFPYLVTQDSWIEYTFDFSGIIAEEDNEYYNQIALMFGQEDGDVNSSVGNVYYVDNLQGPGLSIDSDTRLTSLFVNDTEVEGFTPDNYNYTVELPNDVENYPSVSAVPYNTHASITIDNGEEVIPGSSTVKVTSVDGSESNYTVSFTKETPSDDATLKALYLDNVIIENFDSETEEYSVVLANDHVGVPVLSAEVNDNFSTLEIDETDEIPGTSLVTVTAQSSNQKVYKVHFEYEYVPSTDASLASLEVNGNAITLEDNKFNYYYTLADGTTEIPVISAEATDAKAEVNIEQATEVEGQAIVTITAENSEYSNTYTINFELENTPSKDATLSSLSVNGEEITLVGEDVNYTFILPFDAVELPIVTAVATDENAAVAIIQTEELEGQASIIVTAEDTEYSKTYIVNFELEKVLSTDATLTMLSVNGTPIELIEEEFTYYSTLPIGTTDLAIVTATASDENAEVSIEQASVVDGQATIIVTAENTDYENSYVVFFEVAQASTNALLSDLMVNGESLEDFEEDNSNYTIEILSQVVPEITVTTQDVNASVDIQQASSFRDLAIITVTAQDNVTQKVYSVLVLQSEDAVLGLDQKLKATKVYSRGSKLIVNSEENLDDKNIIIVDLSGKLLVSQKLNGNYTEINIPTKGVVISRIYDSKSQLTTKVIID, encoded by the coding sequence ATGAATAAAAACTTTACTTTAATAAATAAGAGATTTAGTACAAAAATCTTCTTAATTCTCATTTTCTCCCTTTCATCATTTTTTTCAATGGGAGGAAAGCTGGAAAACAATGAATTGCTAGAACTTTCAGCTATAACTGCAGAAGTAAACACTTTAACTGAAGATTTACAATCAAGTTTGATTCTTGATGTAGGGGAGCCATCAGTTTTACAACTTTTGAACGTAAATAAAGCCCATATGGAATGGGGAGCTGCAAACCCAGATATTGCTTCTTTTGATAATAAAGAAGTCGCTAGGTTTATAAAATTAGCAGCTACCAATTCAGAAATTCGCTGGGCCTTACCAGAAGGTGTTGAATTCGACTTCACAAAATCAAGAGAATTTACTCTGAAAGCTTATTTCAACGATAAAAATATTGATGATGTAAATAAAAATCTTAGAATGATCCTTAGAAAGGACAATGATAATACCACTCAAAAAGCTATTTCTGGTGTGATCAAAAGGTTTGGTCATTGGGATGAGTATTCCTTTGATTTTTCAAATGTGGAAATAGAAGACCTTACAGGTTACAACACAGTTTCATTCTATATTGCTGTAAGTGATCCTTCAGATGGAAATGGAGGGTTTCAATCGACAGGTTTAGAGGCTTATTTTGACGAGATTATGGGGCCTCAAATAACTTCATCAAATGTTTTGGTAAAACCAGTTACTTCAAAAACAGGTAGTAGTATTTTACTAAAAACTTTTGGAACTACAGAAGAGTTGGTTGTCAACAACCCTGGTTTTACTTTGAAAGTGAATGATATAGAAACAACTATTTCTGAGACAGTAATTTATAAAGATTATATAGAACTGAAATTAAATGATAAAGTATCAACATCAGATGATTTACTATTATCTTTTAATAGCGGGGAAATAAAAGATCAATCAGATATTTCACTATCATACTTCACAGATGTTTTAGTAGATAATAATACAGAACTGTTTCTAAATGATATGTATTATTTTGATAACACGTCGAATGATATATTTGACTTGTCGAATGAGGTTTCTTCATTTGTAACAGCAGAGATAGTAGATAATCCAGATCGAAATCAAATATGTCCATCAGAGAAGGTTACTAAAATCACAAAAGGGGCTCACAAGAATTCACAATATATTATTAGGTATAATAATTTGAACCTTAAAAACGGTAAGCAGTTTAAGGTAAAATTATACCAAGAAACAGCGGGTGAGGGAATATCATACCCATCAAAAAATTATATACGACTGCAAATTCAGAAACAAGGAACAAATGTAAAGCTTGTCAGTTTGTTTCCATATCTAGTGACACAAGATTCATGGATTGAGTATACTTTCGATTTCTCAGGTATAATTGCTGAAGAAGATAATGAATATTACAACCAGATTGCTTTAATGTTTGGTCAGGAAGATGGAGATGTAAATTCTAGTGTAGGGAATGTTTATTATGTCGATAATTTACAAGGTCCTGGACTTTCTATCGATTCTGATACAAGGTTAACTTCATTATTTGTAAATGACACAGAGGTTGAAGGTTTTACACCAGATAATTACAATTATACCGTTGAACTACCTAATGACGTAGAGAATTATCCAAGTGTGAGTGCAGTTCCTTATAATACGCATGCTTCCATTACAATAGATAATGGGGAAGAAGTTATACCAGGTTCATCAACAGTAAAAGTAACTTCTGTTGATGGTTCAGAATCAAACTATACTGTCTCATTTACAAAAGAGACACCTTCAGATGATGCAACATTAAAAGCTTTATATCTTGATAATGTGATTATTGAAAACTTTGATTCAGAAACGGAGGAATATTCAGTTGTATTAGCCAACGATCATGTAGGTGTTCCTGTACTTTCAGCAGAAGTGAATGATAATTTTTCCACTTTAGAAATTGATGAGACGGATGAAATTCCGGGTACTTCATTGGTAACTGTTACTGCCCAAAGTAGTAATCAAAAAGTTTATAAAGTACATTTTGAATATGAGTACGTTCCATCAACAGATGCATCTTTAGCTTCATTAGAAGTAAATGGAAATGCAATCACTTTGGAAGATAATAAATTCAATTACTATTATACTTTAGCAGATGGTACTACAGAAATTCCAGTTATATCAGCAGAAGCAACAGATGCCAAAGCCGAAGTAAATATTGAACAAGCCACCGAGGTTGAGGGACAAGCAATAGTAACAATAACTGCAGAAAATTCAGAGTATAGTAATACATATACTATTAATTTCGAATTAGAAAATACACCATCTAAGGATGCCACTTTATCTAGTTTATCAGTAAATGGTGAAGAAATTACATTAGTTGGAGAGGATGTAAACTACACATTTATCTTACCTTTTGATGCTGTTGAGTTACCAATAGTAACAGCAGTAGCAACAGATGAAAATGCTGCTGTAGCAATCATTCAGACAGAAGAATTAGAAGGGCAAGCAAGTATTATAGTTACTGCTGAAGATACAGAATACTCAAAGACATACATTGTGAATTTTGAACTTGAAAAAGTGCTTTCTACAGATGCCACTTTGACCATGTTGTCTGTGAATGGAACACCAATTGAGCTTATCGAAGAAGAATTTACATATTATAGTACACTTCCAATTGGAACAACAGATTTGGCTATAGTAACTGCCACAGCAAGCGATGAAAATGCTGAAGTATCAATTGAGCAGGCCTCAGTAGTGGATGGTCAGGCGACGATTATTGTAACAGCAGAAAATACAGATTATGAAAATAGTTATGTTGTTTTCTTCGAAGTGGCACAAGCATCTACAAATGCATTACTTTCAGATCTAATGGTGAATGGAGAAAGTCTCGAGGATTTTGAGGAAGATAATTCTAACTATACCATTGAAATATTGTCACAGGTGGTTCCAGAGATAACGGTTACCACTCAAGATGTGAATGCATCAGTGGATATTCAACAAGCAAGTAGCTTTAGAGATCTTGCAATTATTACCGTAACGGCTCAAGATAATGTCACTCAAAAAGTATATTCTGTGCTGGTCCTACAGTCTGAGGATGCTGTATTAGGTTTGGATCAAAAACTGAAAGCAACAAAAGTATATAGTAGAGGATCTAAACTGATTGTAAACTCAGAAGAAAATCTAGATGACAAGAATATTATAATTGTTGATCTATCTGGTAAACTTCTAGTTAGTCAAAAACTAAATGGGAATTATACAGAGATCAACATTCCTACAAAGGGAGTTGTAATTTCCAGAATATACGATTCGAAATCTCAATTAACTACAAAAGTAATTATAGATTAA
- a CDS encoding formylglycine-generating enzyme family protein produces the protein MNKNYLPIILSLFIVFISMNSNANNLQISGLTVAFRNTTDKTITLDMNVSWDNSWKLNSDQSNWDAVWLFVKYRKLSEESWHHATLTHNSGHSAMNGTIVTDDDTGTGFSKGIFLYASNEHGQQSVDYDVTLQWEYGEDGQSDDDTFEFRVYGIEMVYIPAGQFYLGTDGNETDAFYTYNSDLSENPYLVANENAITVGQSDGNLYYSNSSANSSTIQDGTIPSNYPKGYDAFYCMKYEITQGQYADFLNTLTDAQLGNSKTSGNVNFRDRITLNGDDYVSNYPYLPVNIINSNQILAYLDWAAIRPMTELEFEKACRGNQAPVENENPWGDATAISSAITLTDADLSTEVVSTGYSNVEGNANYLTIYSTPVRVGIFSSNANSRMEAGATYYGILDMGGNVYETVISAGTSMGRLYEGSHGDGTLDSNGFHDVSDWPSASSNTGIGQRGGSYRTNVDHMRVSNRIYAALYNTGNGYSGGRGVRTAP, from the coding sequence ATGAATAAGAATTACCTACCTATAATACTATCATTATTTATTGTCTTCATTTCGATGAATTCCAACGCCAATAATCTTCAGATTTCAGGTTTAACTGTTGCTTTTAGAAATACTACAGATAAGACCATAACCTTGGATATGAATGTGAGTTGGGATAATTCCTGGAAATTGAATTCAGATCAGAGCAATTGGGATGCAGTTTGGCTTTTTGTAAAGTATAGGAAACTCAGCGAGGAAAGTTGGCATCATGCCACTTTAACACATAATTCGGGTCATTCGGCCATGAATGGAACAATTGTTACTGATGATGATACAGGTACAGGTTTTTCTAAAGGTATTTTTCTTTATGCCTCAAATGAACATGGTCAGCAATCGGTGGACTATGATGTAACATTACAGTGGGAATACGGAGAGGATGGTCAGAGTGATGATGATACTTTTGAGTTTAGAGTATATGGTATTGAAATGGTGTATATTCCTGCTGGCCAATTTTATTTAGGAACAGATGGAAATGAAACAGATGCTTTCTATACATACAATTCGGATCTTTCAGAGAACCCTTATTTAGTAGCAAATGAAAATGCAATTACAGTAGGGCAAAGTGATGGGAACTTATATTATTCAAATAGTTCTGCGAATTCATCAACTATACAAGATGGAACTATTCCAAGTAATTATCCTAAAGGATATGATGCTTTTTACTGTATGAAATATGAGATTACTCAAGGACAATATGCAGATTTTCTTAATACATTAACGGACGCACAATTAGGGAACAGTAAGACTTCGGGGAACGTTAATTTTAGAGATAGAATTACTTTAAATGGTGACGATTATGTCTCCAATTATCCTTATTTACCCGTCAATATTATTAATTCAAATCAGATTCTAGCTTATTTGGATTGGGCTGCAATACGCCCTATGACAGAGTTAGAATTCGAAAAAGCATGTAGAGGTAATCAAGCTCCTGTAGAAAACGAGAACCCTTGGGGTGATGCAACTGCAATTTCTTCTGCTATTACACTAACTGATGCAGATTTAAGTACTGAAGTAGTAAGTACGGGATATAGTAATGTAGAAGGAAACGCCAATTACCTGACTATCTATTCTACTCCTGTTCGAGTTGGAATTTTTTCTTCCAATGCCAATTCAAGAATGGAAGCAGGGGCCACTTATTATGGTATATTAGATATGGGGGGTAATGTTTATGAAACAGTAATTTCTGCAGGAACATCAATGGGAAGATTATACGAAGGAAGTCATGGAGATGGCACATTGGATTCAAATGGTTTCCATGATGTTTCAGATTGGCCATCAGCTTCCTCAAATACAGGTATAGGGCAAAGAGGCGGGAGTTATAGAACGAACGTAGATCATATGAGAGTGTCTAACAGGATATATGCTGCCCTTTACAATACAGGTAATGGTTACAGTGGAGGAAGAGGAGTGAGAACTGCTCCTTAA
- a CDS encoding helix-turn-helix transcriptional regulator, producing MAESLEFHESGFDGPYINYLEKHIKGKIISPYTVEIDNDLIKGYSYCSEDHEQLVVVAHEHQILQDFKVDVHKTKNYDYLIALFFNGISFMEGEREVFINTPKGFIFLKGDQKIRINQKKGITQKAIVFQINKSVFSPIVIEKLEKINTYLYHSGNKLTTDWYKGMIKGLRHEILPQYKEKWYNARLRLLLVILENTLEKFQAEEDQLFFLDHELAAVQRIRYLITENLKVKPKLKELAKEYGIQSTKLTNIFKELYGQTLYKFYNEQRLLKVKEELENTNKTLTTLAYEYQFSDVNHLSKSYIGYFGVKPSEYRK from the coding sequence ATGGCAGAATCACTCGAATTTCATGAATCAGGTTTTGATGGACCTTACATTAACTATTTAGAAAAGCATATAAAAGGGAAGATCATATCACCCTATACTGTAGAGATAGATAATGATTTAATAAAAGGTTATTCGTATTGTTCAGAAGATCATGAACAGCTTGTAGTGGTAGCACATGAACATCAAATTCTTCAGGATTTTAAAGTCGATGTACATAAAACAAAAAATTACGATTACCTGATAGCTTTGTTTTTTAATGGCATCTCATTTATGGAGGGGGAAAGGGAAGTTTTTATTAATACTCCCAAAGGTTTTATTTTTCTAAAAGGGGATCAAAAAATTAGAATCAATCAGAAAAAAGGAATCACTCAAAAGGCCATTGTTTTTCAAATCAATAAGAGTGTATTTTCTCCCATAGTTATTGAAAAGTTAGAAAAGATAAATACTTACCTCTATCATTCTGGAAATAAGTTAACAACAGATTGGTATAAAGGAATGATTAAAGGATTAAGACACGAAATTTTGCCTCAATATAAAGAGAAGTGGTATAATGCTCGACTCAGATTACTATTAGTCATTTTAGAAAATACATTAGAAAAATTTCAGGCAGAAGAAGACCAACTATTTTTCTTGGATCATGAATTAGCAGCAGTTCAAAGAATCCGATATCTAATCACTGAAAACCTGAAAGTAAAGCCAAAATTGAAAGAGTTGGCCAAAGAATATGGTATACAATCCACTAAACTGACCAATATTTTTAAAGAGTTATATGGACAGACACTTTATAAGTTTTACAATGAACAACGTCTATTAAAAGTGAAAGAAGAACTTGAAAATACAAACAAGACACTTACTACATTAGCCTATGAATATCAATTTTCAGATGTAAATCATCTATCCAAAAGCTATATAGGGTATTTTGGAGTAAAACCAAGTGAGTATAGAAAGTAG
- the fucP gene encoding L-fucose:H+ symporter permease — protein MNEIIAEQIEEQHDIQKEEKTSESKVVEKKYLVPFILISSLFALWGFANDITNPMVSAFQTVMEISTFKASLVQFAFYGGYFTMALPAAILIKKYSYKSVILIGLGLYAVGALLFIPAANFQMFGFFLVSLYILTFGLAFLETTANPLILSLGSKETSTRRLNLAQSFNPIGSITGMFVAQQFILSQLQSAEKAADGSLIYATLDEASKQMIKMHDLVVIRNPYALLGIVVIGFFVVIAITKIPNNKEDEEFKLMDTIKRLVSNNIYREGVLAQVFYVGAQIMCWTFIIQYAENIGYTKAEAQSLNIIAMVTFLLCRFIATAMMKYVNSALLLAIFAVGGISTMCITIFVGGNVGLYALVATSAFMSLMFPTIYGITLENLDQDQEFGAAGLVMAIVGGALMPPMQGTLIDQETIMGLDGVNFSFIIPLVCFCMIALFGFRRFANR, from the coding sequence ATGAATGAGATTATTGCAGAGCAAATAGAGGAACAACATGATATTCAAAAGGAAGAAAAAACTTCTGAGAGTAAAGTCGTTGAAAAAAAATATTTAGTGCCATTTATACTGATTTCCAGTTTGTTTGCACTTTGGGGGTTTGCAAATGATATTACAAACCCAATGGTGTCAGCATTCCAGACAGTAATGGAGATTTCCACTTTTAAAGCATCTTTAGTTCAGTTTGCTTTTTATGGAGGTTACTTTACTATGGCATTACCGGCAGCAATATTAATTAAAAAATATTCCTATAAATCAGTGATCTTAATTGGACTTGGATTATATGCAGTGGGAGCCTTATTATTTATCCCAGCAGCTAATTTCCAGATGTTTGGATTTTTCTTAGTATCACTTTATATCTTAACTTTTGGATTAGCCTTTTTAGAGACAACAGCTAACCCACTAATCTTATCGTTAGGTTCTAAAGAAACATCTACTAGAAGATTAAATCTCGCACAATCTTTTAATCCAATTGGATCAATTACTGGTATGTTTGTCGCTCAGCAATTTATCTTATCACAATTACAATCTGCTGAAAAAGCTGCTGATGGATCGTTGATCTACGCAACATTAGATGAAGCATCTAAGCAAATGATTAAGATGCATGATTTGGTAGTGATCAGAAACCCATATGCTTTATTGGGTATAGTAGTTATTGGTTTCTTTGTGGTGATAGCAATTACAAAGATTCCTAACAATAAAGAAGATGAGGAGTTTAAATTAATGGATACAATCAAAAGATTGGTATCTAATAATATATACAGAGAAGGTGTACTTGCTCAAGTATTTTATGTAGGGGCTCAGATCATGTGTTGGACATTTATCATCCAATACGCTGAAAATATTGGCTATACAAAAGCAGAAGCACAAAGCTTGAATATCATTGCTATGGTAACTTTCCTTCTTTGTAGATTCATAGCAACAGCCATGATGAAGTATGTAAATTCAGCTTTATTACTTGCTATTTTTGCAGTAGGAGGTATCTCTACAATGTGTATCACCATATTCGTAGGTGGAAATGTTGGTCTGTATGCATTGGTAGCTACATCAGCATTTATGTCTTTAATGTTCCCGACAATTTATGGTATCACATTAGAGAATTTAGATCAGGATCAGGAGTTTGGTGCTGCTGGTCTTGTTATGGCAATCGTAGGTGGAGCACTTATGCCTCCGATGCAAGGTACTTTGATTGATCAAGAAACGATTATGGGATTAGATGGTGTAAACTTCTCGTTTATTATACCTCTTGTATGTTTCTGTATGATCGCATTATTCGGATTTAGAAGGTTCGCAAACAGGTAA
- a CDS encoding arylsulfatase, with translation MKKQLFSSLGLMVYLFFAFSCQKVNQQETSAKKPNIIIVITDDQGYGDMGHTGNTVIQTPTIDQFSKESINLSNYHVSTTCAPTRSALMTGRNPNRIGVWHTIMGASMLNRDEVTMADIFQENGYNTAMFGKWHLGDNHPFLPQDRGFDVAFYHGGGGIGQTPDYWNNDYFDDTYFRNGKPEKQEGYCTDVWFNEAIKFIEEKKDEPFLAYVSLNAPHGPYNVPEKYYEKYKDAEGLLETQKRFYGMISNVDDNFKTLLSKLDELEIADNTIVIFTTDNGTANGYKLNKKTKKYHGYNAQMRGTKASEYEGGHRVPFIIRWPNGNLTGGKELSDLTAHVDILPTLLTFAGIEHTPNKLMDGMDISDYLLKQTKTKERMLVVDTQRISWPKKGKQSCVMDGQWRLVNGDELYDLSKDPGQKENIASTHQERVQKMNDFYNNWWDTMIKETKYSIIDLGVDDIDVLTCHDVRTIDYYPPWNQKLIRQGKPMKPASFAVNFVKSGKYTFNLSRWPEESGLPLNAAIDDAIPATKYTDARVAGKAMSFKTAHIKVGEKEYSVDVDNSKSAVSIDADILQGNSDLTAWFTTDKGIKTNAFYIYVEHHSDKNL, from the coding sequence ATGAAAAAACAATTATTCTCCTCGTTGGGATTAATGGTTTACCTTTTTTTCGCGTTTTCATGCCAAAAAGTAAATCAACAAGAAACTTCAGCCAAAAAACCTAATATTATTATCGTCATTACAGATGACCAAGGCTATGGAGATATGGGGCATACAGGTAATACTGTGATTCAAACGCCTACTATTGACCAATTTTCGAAAGAATCAATCAACTTATCGAACTATCATGTTTCAACGACTTGTGCTCCTACAAGATCGGCTTTGATGACGGGTAGAAATCCAAATCGAATAGGCGTATGGCATACGATTATGGGTGCTTCAATGTTGAATAGAGATGAAGTAACCATGGCCGATATTTTCCAGGAAAACGGTTATAATACGGCCATGTTTGGTAAATGGCATTTAGGTGATAACCATCCTTTTTTACCCCAAGATAGAGGCTTTGATGTGGCCTTTTATCATGGCGGAGGAGGAATTGGGCAAACACCTGATTACTGGAATAACGATTACTTTGATGATACTTACTTTAGAAATGGTAAGCCAGAAAAACAAGAAGGATATTGTACTGATGTTTGGTTTAATGAAGCCATCAAATTTATTGAAGAGAAGAAAGATGAACCTTTCTTGGCTTATGTAAGTTTAAATGCACCTCATGGTCCATACAATGTTCCAGAAAAATATTACGAAAAGTATAAAGATGCTGAAGGTTTATTAGAGACTCAGAAGCGTTTTTATGGTATGATTTCTAATGTAGATGATAACTTTAAAACGTTATTGTCAAAGTTAGATGAATTGGAAATTGCAGATAATACTATCGTCATCTTCACTACCGATAATGGTACAGCCAATGGTTATAAGTTGAATAAAAAGACTAAAAAATACCATGGTTATAATGCTCAAATGAGAGGTACTAAAGCAAGTGAATATGAAGGTGGCCATAGAGTTCCTTTTATCATCAGATGGCCAAATGGTAACCTTACTGGAGGTAAGGAGTTAAGTGACTTGACCGCTCATGTAGATATCTTACCTACTTTATTAACCTTTGCTGGTATTGAACATACACCAAACAAGTTAATGGATGGTATGGATATCAGCGACTATTTGCTAAAACAAACAAAGACTAAAGAGAGAATGCTTGTAGTAGATACTCAACGTATTTCTTGGCCTAAGAAAGGGAAGCAAAGTTGTGTGATGGATGGTCAATGGAGATTGGTGAATGGAGATGAGTTGTATGACCTTTCTAAAGATCCTGGACAAAAAGAGAATATTGCTTCAACGCATCAAGAAAGAGTTCAAAAGATGAACGACTTCTACAACAATTGGTGGGATACGATGATCAAAGAAACTAAATATTCGATAATTGATCTTGGTGTAGATGATATTGATGTTTTGACTTGCCATGATGTTAGAACAATTGATTATTACCCACCTTGGAACCAGAAACTAATTCGTCAAGGTAAGCCAATGAAACCGGCAAGTTTTGCGGTCAACTTTGTGAAATCTGGTAAGTATACATTTAATTTAAGCAGATGGCCAGAAGAAAGTGGATTACCATTAAATGCAGCAATTGATGATGCTATTCCAGCAACAAAGTATACCGATGCAAGAGTGGCAGGGAAAGCAATGTCTTTCAAAACAGCACACATCAAAGTAGGAGAAAAAGAATATTCAGTTGATGTCGATAACTCAAAAAGTGCTGTATCGATAGATGCTGACATCCTTCAAGGAAATAGTGATTTAACCGCTTGGTTCACTACAGATAAAGGAATAAAAACAAATGCTTTTTACATATATGTAGAGCATCACTCTGATAAAAATCTTTAA